Proteins encoded in a region of the Candidatus Sulfotelmatobacter sp. genome:
- a CDS encoding UPF0164 family protein, translated as MKHLRSALPLVLIVSLLGSRPAQATKYAGEFLKIPVGARAIGMGGGFTAVADDASAPYWNPAGMVYLPYREVTAQHDWRFGDLLVHDYLGGVMPLGGETGKKAALGVTLIRLSTDDIPVTPRPGDLKPGEFLDYGADGQPGTFDFGEGDGKWEVGERLLIPPDRIFMASSYDAAGMISYARQHGPHWAYGLNLKFVHSSIPDTIPGQHVTSWGAGLDGGLLYMPTDAITLSASAHDLTTTYIAWSNGTHEQISPTLDTGIGVNFFPAPRHAITWGFDLAWGFERRSLDSEISLGGQTWDIRTGLEYWYANMVALRAGAYGKDLTLGAGVRYKQFGADYAVSITRFFASDNPDFPSDTSFDPSQLISIGWSW; from the coding sequence ATGAAGCACCTACGCTCCGCGCTGCCGCTCGTCCTGATCGTCTCCCTCCTCGGCAGCCGCCCGGCCCAGGCCACGAAATACGCCGGTGAATTCCTCAAGATTCCGGTCGGCGCCCGCGCGATCGGCATGGGCGGCGGCTTCACGGCGGTCGCCGACGACGCCTCGGCGCCCTACTGGAACCCCGCAGGAATGGTCTACCTGCCCTACCGGGAAGTCACGGCGCAGCACGACTGGCGATTCGGCGACCTGCTGGTGCACGACTATCTCGGCGGCGTGATGCCGCTCGGCGGCGAGACCGGAAAGAAGGCCGCGCTCGGCGTCACGCTGATCCGGCTGTCCACCGACGACATTCCCGTCACTCCGCGCCCCGGCGATCTCAAGCCCGGCGAGTTCCTCGACTACGGGGCCGACGGCCAGCCGGGAACCTTCGACTTCGGCGAAGGCGACGGGAAGTGGGAGGTGGGCGAGCGCCTGCTGATCCCGCCCGATCGCATCTTCATGGCTAGCAGCTACGACGCCGCCGGCATGATCTCGTACGCGCGACAGCACGGCCCTCACTGGGCCTACGGGCTCAACCTCAAGTTCGTTCACAGCAGCATCCCCGACACGATTCCCGGCCAGCACGTGACCTCGTGGGGCGCCGGGCTCGACGGCGGCCTCCTCTACATGCCCACCGACGCCATCACGCTCAGCGCATCCGCCCACGATCTCACCACCACGTACATCGCCTGGAGCAATGGCACGCACGAGCAGATATCGCCCACGCTCGACACCGGCATCGGCGTCAACTTCTTCCCCGCGCCGCGGCACGCGATCACCTGGGGATTCGACCTGGCGTGGGGGTTCGAACGCCGCAGCCTGGACAGCGAGATCTCGCTGGGCGGGCAGACCTGGGACATCCGCACCGGCCTCGAGTACTGGTACGCGAACATGGTGGCGCTGCGCGCGGGCGCCTACGGCAAGGATCTCACCCTGGGGGCCGGCGTTCGCTACAAGCAGTTCGGCGCCGACTACGCCGTGTCGATCACGCGCTTCTTCGCGTCCGACAATCCCGACTTCCCGAGCGACACGTCGTTCGATCCTTCCCAGCTGATTTCGATTGGCTGGAGCTGGTAA
- a CDS encoding glucose-1-phosphate adenylyltransferase family protein has translation MRHTMMLVLSGGGGERLGVLTAERAVSAVPFGGKYRVIDFVLSNCCHSGGERIGVLTQHAPTSLHDHIGAGRPWDLDRRGGGVTILQPYLTRSHAGWYRGTADAIAQNWDFIEERHPQRVLILSGDHVYRMDYRALLATHLERRSSATIAVTRVPADQTRRFGMATVDREGRVTALVEKPERADTPFASMGIYLFDTEALGELIQSKPVDMVLDVLRPMLQAGGRVVAHEFQGFWEDVGTVGSLYRANLELVAPVPRLVLDDQRWPILTRDEERPPVRIGSSAILEDSLVANGCRVSGAVRRSVLSPGVSVEAGAEVVESVVMSDVRIERGAHVRHAILDKYVRVGAGAEIGSGEPPQHREHAWLEGLTLVGKDAVVPAGARLGRAVMVGVGATPGSFGDGPVDAGTVIPSRVWHEVSE, from the coding sequence GTGCGCCACACCATGATGCTGGTGCTGTCGGGGGGCGGGGGCGAGCGCCTCGGGGTGCTGACCGCTGAACGAGCGGTGAGCGCCGTGCCCTTCGGCGGCAAGTACCGCGTCATCGACTTCGTGCTGAGCAACTGCTGCCATTCGGGCGGCGAGCGGATCGGGGTGCTCACCCAGCACGCGCCCACCTCGCTGCACGATCACATCGGCGCCGGCCGGCCCTGGGATCTCGATCGGCGCGGCGGCGGCGTCACCATCCTCCAGCCCTATCTCACCCGCAGTCACGCCGGCTGGTACCGCGGCACCGCCGACGCGATCGCGCAGAACTGGGATTTCATCGAGGAGCGCCATCCGCAGCGCGTGCTGATCCTCTCGGGCGACCACGTCTATCGCATGGACTATCGCGCGCTGCTCGCCACTCATCTCGAGCGCCGCTCCTCGGCCACCATCGCGGTGACGCGGGTGCCGGCCGATCAGACGCGGCGATTCGGCATGGCCACCGTGGATCGCGAGGGGCGCGTCACCGCCCTGGTCGAGAAGCCCGAGCGCGCCGACACGCCGTTCGCGTCGATGGGCATCTACCTGTTCGACACCGAGGCGCTCGGCGAGCTGATCCAGTCGAAGCCGGTGGACATGGTGCTCGATGTGCTTCGGCCCATGCTGCAGGCGGGAGGGCGGGTCGTCGCTCACGAGTTCCAGGGGTTCTGGGAGGACGTCGGGACGGTGGGCTCGCTGTATCGGGCCAACCTCGAGCTGGTGGCACCGGTGCCGAGGTTGGTGTTGGACGACCAGCGCTGGCCCATCCTCACGCGCGACGAGGAACGCCCCCCGGTGCGCATCGGCTCGAGCGCGATCCTCGAGGACAGCCTGGTCGCGAACGGCTGCCGCGTCTCGGGCGCCGTGCGGCGCTCGGTGCTGTCGCCCGGCGTGAGCGTCGAAGCCGGCGCCGAGGTGGTGGAGTCGGTGGTGATGAGTGACGTGCGCATCGAGCGTGGCGCGCACGTGCGCCACGCGATACTCGACAAGTACGTCCGCGTCGGCGCCGGCGCCGAAATCGGCTCCGGAGAACCTCCCCAGCACCGGGAGCACGCCTGGCTCGAGGGCCTGACCCTGGTGGGCAAGGACGCGGTGGTGCCGGCGGGCGCGCGGCTCGGGCGCGCGGTGATGGTGGGAGTGGGCGCGACGCCCGGCTCGTTCGGCGACGGACCCGTGGATGCCGGCACCGTGATCCCGAGCCGGGTGTGGCACGAGGTGTCGGAGTGA
- the glgC gene encoding glucose-1-phosphate adenylyltransferase: protein MRTTRYAFILAGGVGSRLCLLAERRAKPAVPFGGKYRIIDFTLSNCVNSGIFDIGVLTQYRPTSLNQHIGTGRPWDLDRNRGGVQILQPALGMLESDWYQGTADAIYRNLIHLRRRRTDQVLILSGDHVYKMDYNVLFAFHTAKGAGVTVAVTEVPESQVSSFGILETDANGRVIAFREKPKSSPSRLASMGVYLFDRESLIRWLVEDAEDPGSSHDFGKDLLPRLVARDAGVYAYRFGDYWQDVGTLDSYYEANLAFLSKTPPLDLADPDWIIHTQSADRAPVRFEHGGRVAESLVANGCRIAGRVERSVLFPGVTVARGATVRDSIVMHDTVVGREAVVDRAIVDKEVHVGEQAVIGSGEARTPNRACPEHLSSGLLVVGKGARLPARLKVGRNARIGAFVTESAFAGDVPAGGVVDGPESMH, encoded by the coding sequence GTGAGGACCACGCGCTACGCCTTCATTCTCGCCGGAGGCGTGGGCAGCCGGCTGTGCCTGCTCGCCGAACGGCGCGCCAAGCCGGCGGTACCGTTCGGCGGCAAGTACCGGATCATCGACTTCACGCTGTCGAACTGCGTGAACTCGGGCATCTTCGACATCGGCGTGCTGACGCAATACCGGCCGACCTCGCTCAATCAGCACATCGGAACCGGGAGACCCTGGGATCTCGACCGAAATCGCGGCGGGGTCCAAATCCTGCAGCCCGCACTGGGTATGCTGGAGAGCGACTGGTATCAGGGCACCGCCGACGCGATCTACCGCAATCTGATCCATCTGCGCCGTCGCCGCACCGATCAGGTGTTGATCCTGTCGGGCGACCATGTCTACAAGATGGACTACAACGTGCTGTTCGCCTTCCACACCGCGAAGGGTGCGGGGGTCACGGTGGCGGTCACCGAGGTGCCGGAGTCGCAGGTCAGCTCGTTCGGCATCCTCGAAACCGACGCCAACGGGCGTGTGATCGCATTCCGCGAGAAGCCGAAGTCGTCGCCCTCGCGGCTCGCCTCGATGGGCGTCTACCTGTTCGATCGCGAATCGCTGATCCGCTGGCTGGTGGAAGACGCCGAGGATCCCGGTTCGAGCCACGACTTCGGCAAGGACCTGCTGCCGCGCCTGGTGGCGCGCGACGCCGGCGTCTACGCCTATCGCTTCGGCGACTACTGGCAGGACGTGGGAACGCTCGACTCCTACTACGAGGCCAACCTCGCGTTTCTCTCGAAGACTCCGCCGCTCGATCTCGCCGATCCCGACTGGATCATCCACACGCAGAGCGCCGATCGCGCGCCGGTTCGCTTCGAGCACGGCGGCCGCGTCGCCGAGAGTCTGGTGGCGAACGGCTGCCGCATCGCCGGCCGCGTCGAGCGCTCGGTGCTGTTCCCGGGCGTCACGGTGGCGCGCGGCGCCACGGTGCGCGACAGCATCGTCATGCATGATACGGTCGTGGGTCGCGAGGCGGTGGTGGACCGCGCGATCGTCGACAAGGAGGTTCACGTCGGCGAGCAGGCGGTGATCGGCTCCGGCGAAGCGCGCACCCCGAACCGCGCCTGCCCCGAACATCTCTCGAGCGGGCTGCTGGTGGTGGGCAAGGGCGCGCGCCTCCCCGCCCGGCTGAAGGTCGGGCGCAACGCGCGGATCGGCGCGTTCGTCACCGAATCGGCGTTCGCCGGCGATGTCCCGGCCGGCGGCGTGGTGGACGGCCCGGAGTCCATGCATTGA
- a CDS encoding SpoIIE family protein phosphatase has translation MTLRLQAVVNGEPRIWPLQGERLGIGRSSRNAIQIADATVSKEHAEIVHLADGWWIRDLGSRNGTRVNQQEAPQPTRLQESDLLEIGSVILRVLGEAAEELTQWTPSQGVSSSLRLNARDILGRSGSTAASPGLVHVLAEAGRVLVLPRPLHETCEEILKFVEKAIPASRLILLLRDRPGAEPVQMAGRFRGGSARQPLAISRAILDTVLNECTSVITADAAMDPRFAARESIIALAVHSAMAVPLFDNEKVLGVLYADTSDFTVTYGQEQLEILTLLGNMAAVKITNARLLEAEQASQRMAQELATATRIQQNLLPDPPVGLAGWECAARLLTCYEVGGDLYDFYLRPDGRLIFALGDVSGKGMGAALLMSSVLSSARVLYDAAGEVGELVRRLNAVVHRGTDSGHFVTLFLGELDLGSGRLTYVNAGHNAPLVLGPNGVTALPADGVPLAVLPEFPYESRSIELQPGSLFALFTDGIPEARNGEEFFGDDRIRDALLELAKLPDLEQVADGLVEKVEAFTAGGQRSDDITLVMLRRAG, from the coding sequence ATGACGCTTCGATTGCAGGCGGTGGTGAATGGCGAGCCGCGCATCTGGCCGCTCCAGGGCGAGCGCCTGGGGATCGGCCGCTCGTCGCGCAATGCCATCCAAATCGCCGACGCGACCGTCTCCAAGGAGCACGCCGAGATCGTCCATCTCGCCGACGGCTGGTGGATCCGCGACCTCGGCAGCCGCAACGGGACACGCGTGAACCAGCAGGAGGCGCCGCAACCCACCCGGCTCCAGGAATCCGACCTGCTCGAGATCGGCAGCGTCATCCTGCGCGTGCTGGGGGAGGCCGCCGAGGAACTGACCCAGTGGACACCCTCTCAGGGCGTCAGCTCGTCGCTCCGGCTCAACGCGCGCGACATTCTCGGCCGCAGCGGCTCGACCGCCGCGAGTCCTGGGCTGGTCCATGTGCTGGCTGAAGCCGGCCGCGTGCTGGTGTTGCCGCGCCCGCTGCATGAAACCTGCGAGGAGATCCTCAAGTTCGTCGAGAAGGCGATTCCCGCCAGCCGCCTGATCCTGCTGCTGCGCGATCGACCGGGCGCCGAGCCGGTGCAAATGGCGGGTCGCTTCCGCGGTGGCAGCGCGCGGCAGCCGCTCGCGATCTCTCGCGCCATCCTCGACACCGTGCTCAACGAATGCACGTCGGTGATCACCGCCGATGCCGCGATGGATCCGCGCTTTGCCGCGCGCGAGAGCATCATCGCGCTCGCCGTGCATTCGGCGATGGCGGTGCCGCTGTTCGACAACGAGAAGGTGCTGGGCGTGCTCTACGCCGACACTTCCGACTTCACCGTCACCTACGGGCAGGAGCAACTCGAGATTCTGACCCTGCTCGGCAACATGGCGGCGGTGAAGATCACCAACGCCCGGCTGCTCGAAGCCGAACAGGCCAGCCAGCGCATGGCGCAGGAGCTGGCCACTGCCACGCGCATCCAGCAGAACCTGCTGCCCGACCCGCCGGTGGGGCTGGCCGGGTGGGAGTGCGCGGCGCGCCTGCTCACCTGCTACGAAGTGGGCGGCGATCTCTACGATTTCTACCTGCGCCCGGACGGCCGCCTGATCTTCGCGCTCGGCGACGTGTCAGGAAAGGGAATGGGCGCGGCGCTGCTGATGTCCTCGGTGCTGTCGTCGGCACGCGTTCTCTACGACGCCGCCGGCGAGGTCGGCGAGCTGGTGCGCCGGCTCAACGCGGTGGTGCACCGCGGCACCGACTCCGGCCACTTCGTGACGCTGTTCCTCGGCGAGCTGGACCTGGGGAGCGGCCGACTCACCTACGTGAACGCCGGCCACAATGCGCCGCTGGTGCTCGGCCCGAACGGTGTCACCGCGCTGCCTGCGGACGGCGTGCCGCTCGCCGTGCTCCCGGAGTTCCCGTACGAGAGCCGCTCGATCGAGCTCCAGCCCGGCTCGCTGTTCGCGCTGTTCACCGACGGCATTCCCGAGGCGCGAAACGGAGAGGAATTCTTCGGCGACGATCGCATCCGCGATGCCCTGCTCGAGCTGGCGAAGCTGCCCGACCTCGAGCAAGTGGCCGACGGGCTGGTGGAGAAGGTCGAAGCGTTCACGGCCGGCGGCCAGCGGAGTGATGACATCACGCTGGTCATGCTGCGGCGCGCCGGCTAG
- a CDS encoding LysM peptidoglycan-binding domain-containing protein, with protein MLLLLAALALAPLWAGPSRAQVLAAAPADSTRAPRLGELRSAYQRAWKLKHDGRPELALQAAIQSLIEIEADLSADPNATERLELVDLQSRFEGLRDVARHDWESQPPVEPGNEADERVLNAPAVEELQPQFNTDVYRWIEFFTGNGRSTFERWLKRSGRYMSLFRTILQREGLPPDLVHLVFVESGFNLNARSVSHAVGPWQFVRSSARLFGLDVNQWVDERKDPEKSTVAAARYLKHLYSIFGDWPLALASYNAGEGTILRAIKSQGTTNYWDLKLPRQTEDYVPQFMAVLAISRDPVKYGFDDVELDDPMEFDEVALKGAVDLRSVARLAECGVDELKELNPAVVRHALPGKDGITTVRVPRGKGELISSKLQAGASIPLADVTVRHRVRSGETLQAIANQYHVSAQALARANGIGRKRPLRRGMVLAVPASRDLDAPLLVDASDPRASTSYVPPRELKVPAQLSGQSTAEGRTTHVVHRGETLASIADQYGCSASDIRRWNHLSTTYLRRGTRLKIRSSAADSAGVEAAAADSAQIAGLKAPPKRRHHSRSRQTSAIADDGSPHVVVQSGDTLSDIAKRHGVSVTSLMRANGLTSSRVRAGQRLRLPNG; from the coding sequence GTGCTCCTGCTGCTCGCGGCGCTGGCGCTCGCCCCCCTCTGGGCGGGCCCGTCGCGTGCTCAGGTCCTGGCCGCCGCGCCCGCCGATTCGACGCGCGCGCCCCGGCTCGGCGAGCTGCGCTCGGCCTACCAGCGGGCCTGGAAGCTCAAGCACGATGGCCGGCCCGAGCTGGCGCTCCAGGCGGCCATCCAGTCTTTGATCGAGATCGAGGCCGATCTCTCGGCGGATCCCAACGCCACCGAACGTCTCGAACTGGTGGATCTGCAGAGCCGATTCGAGGGCCTGCGCGACGTCGCCCGGCACGACTGGGAATCGCAGCCGCCGGTCGAGCCGGGCAACGAGGCCGACGAGCGCGTGCTCAACGCCCCCGCCGTCGAGGAGCTGCAGCCTCAGTTCAACACGGACGTCTATCGCTGGATCGAGTTCTTCACCGGCAACGGCCGCTCGACCTTCGAGCGCTGGCTCAAGCGCTCCGGCCGCTACATGAGTCTGTTCCGCACCATCCTCCAGCGAGAGGGCCTGCCGCCCGATCTCGTGCACCTGGTGTTCGTGGAGAGCGGCTTCAATCTCAACGCCCGCTCGGTCTCGCACGCGGTCGGCCCGTGGCAATTCGTGCGCTCGAGCGCCCGGCTGTTCGGCCTCGACGTCAACCAGTGGGTGGACGAGCGCAAGGACCCGGAGAAGTCCACGGTGGCCGCCGCCCGCTACCTGAAACACCTGTACTCGATCTTCGGCGACTGGCCGCTGGCGCTGGCTTCGTACAACGCCGGCGAAGGCACCATCCTGCGCGCGATCAAGAGCCAGGGCACCACCAACTACTGGGACCTCAAGCTGCCTCGACAGACCGAGGACTACGTCCCGCAGTTCATGGCGGTACTGGCGATCAGTCGGGATCCGGTCAAGTACGGATTCGACGACGTCGAGCTCGACGACCCGATGGAGTTCGACGAAGTCGCGCTCAAGGGCGCGGTGGATCTGCGCAGCGTGGCGCGGCTCGCCGAGTGCGGCGTGGACGAGCTCAAGGAGCTGAACCCCGCGGTGGTGCGCCACGCGCTGCCCGGCAAGGACGGCATCACCACCGTCCGCGTGCCGCGCGGCAAGGGCGAGCTGATTTCGAGCAAGCTGCAGGCGGGCGCTTCGATTCCGCTGGCCGACGTGACGGTGAGACACCGCGTGCGCAGCGGCGAAACCCTGCAGGCGATCGCGAATCAGTACCATGTCAGCGCTCAGGCCCTCGCACGCGCGAATGGCATCGGCCGCAAGCGTCCGCTCCGCCGAGGGATGGTGCTGGCGGTCCCGGCGTCCCGCGACCTGGATGCGCCGTTGCTGGTGGACGCGAGCGATCCGCGCGCTTCGACCTCGTACGTGCCGCCGCGCGAGCTCAAGGTCCCGGCCCAGCTCTCCGGGCAGTCCACCGCCGAAGGCCGCACCACGCACGTCGTGCATCGCGGCGAGACGCTCGCCTCGATCGCCGATCAATACGGGTGCTCGGCCTCCGACATCCGGCGCTGGAACCATCTGAGCACGACCTACCTCCGCCGCGGCACGCGGCTGAAGATCCGCTCGAGCGCGGCCGACAGCGCCGGTGTCGAGGCCGCCGCCGCCGACAGCGCCCAGATCGCCGGGCTCAAGGCGCCGCCGAAGCGACGCCACCACTCGCGATCGCGCCAGACCAGCGCCATCGCCGACGACGGCTCGCCTCATGTGGTGGTCCAGTCGGGCGACACGCTGTCGGACATCGCCAAGCGACATGGAGTGAGTGTCACGTCGTTGATGCGCGCCAACGGCCTCACCAGCAGCCGGGTTCGCGCCGGGCAGCGTCTCAGGCTGCCGAACGGTTAG
- a CDS encoding PEGA domain-containing protein — translation MATTELRQWMVSARGRGEVLTTSVRGPGIEVVLLGAPASFDADELEAWLRDLVAVSRETAAGDTGARPIPALLHHLLTGLLFSHAELWSRSKQTAPLSMAFVRTPQQVAFGWVGETTPDLWLDDQHVTVEWVRIRDQAGNEARSLAIDSRHRVRLHMGLDIPFGTQPIAASVDAAWVPESDPDPTPVAVVSPPQALADQPTSPPGAAAPGETPAEPSGSDWTVVYDGESAPEEAGAESQQHRPSGNWWHRITGWLTRRQRPRPAADVTRETPDAGAISEWSEEQIAAGSLPDQVPPSPEPAELTARTVEPTPLPVIEALTPAPAEPEALAPPAAPAVTAPQAPAPLAATPPLAPSAPLAAPSAPLAAPSAPPAAPSAPLAAPSAPPVGSLSDFRLEGVTPWEPSSQTVGPPPLPGSITARNPSMFVPRSTGPVPLSPAPAVQPQPSAAPVAIPPAESGSMAPPPAPPAYVPQGKVTVRSSPSRPQASAAPRVPANVAPAAPAVQPSPIATAPIASAPPPAPPPAASIPPPVPTANLVPVEPLVEPMELSPADLAPASEPPMATDPLAETAFETRRTPPRPRTRVPLHPEWPAAEPPRVVRPWWSRPWAWGALVVLLFLIGWMVGGIQTDREVGESNAFSHLLRAVGLGGARYEVEVSSHPPGAWIAVDGKDLVRRTPATLEVAPGTHTVSLSFADLGSASFTVKGMRGDHVPLEARLWGSLSVYSGDSSIPVAVTVDGTPRGLAPVTVDSMMPGAHDLHFSGPGLQSWGQTVQVRVNETAQVVARPMSSPATGVIDVRASWTDAEGSEDLNGANVYVDGEHRGVTPLTLELPRGPHSVRVESRGEQSLVQVIDLPGGNQRFAKFELGLAADRPRLQVLGLPLRLSPDQTTVLSANLDGVTPGEVRDMWLHVRQPEGTWRRYEMTTMKSPGGVVGSAVFPITLLDDQGRTLFYVSSSTTTGDEFFSEILPALQATPTPKK, via the coding sequence GTGGCCACCACTGAGCTCCGCCAGTGGATGGTTTCGGCCCGCGGCCGTGGCGAAGTCCTGACCACATCGGTCCGCGGACCCGGCATCGAGGTGGTGCTGCTGGGGGCACCGGCCAGCTTCGATGCCGACGAGCTCGAAGCCTGGTTGCGCGACCTGGTGGCCGTCTCTCGCGAGACCGCCGCTGGCGACACCGGCGCTCGCCCGATTCCGGCACTCCTTCATCATCTCCTCACCGGTCTGCTGTTCTCGCATGCCGAGCTCTGGAGCCGCTCGAAGCAAACCGCTCCACTCTCGATGGCGTTCGTGCGAACGCCTCAACAGGTCGCGTTCGGCTGGGTGGGAGAGACGACTCCCGATCTGTGGCTCGATGATCAGCACGTGACGGTGGAGTGGGTGAGGATCCGCGATCAGGCCGGCAACGAAGCGCGCTCGCTCGCGATCGACTCGCGCCATCGCGTCCGACTCCACATGGGGCTCGATATTCCCTTCGGCACGCAGCCGATCGCGGCCTCGGTGGATGCGGCCTGGGTGCCCGAATCCGATCCGGACCCGACGCCGGTGGCGGTCGTGTCGCCCCCGCAGGCGCTCGCCGATCAGCCGACCTCGCCGCCGGGCGCCGCCGCCCCCGGTGAGACGCCGGCGGAGCCATCCGGCTCGGATTGGACCGTGGTCTACGACGGCGAATCGGCGCCCGAGGAAGCGGGCGCCGAATCCCAGCAGCACCGGCCGAGCGGCAACTGGTGGCATCGCATCACCGGCTGGCTCACCCGGCGCCAGCGCCCGCGACCGGCGGCCGATGTCACTCGAGAGACCCCGGATGCCGGCGCGATCTCGGAGTGGAGCGAAGAGCAGATCGCCGCCGGTTCGTTGCCCGATCAGGTTCCGCCTAGTCCCGAGCCGGCGGAGCTGACCGCGCGGACCGTCGAGCCGACCCCGCTCCCGGTGATCGAAGCGCTGACCCCTGCTCCGGCCGAGCCCGAGGCGCTCGCGCCGCCGGCGGCTCCCGCGGTCACTGCGCCCCAGGCACCTGCTCCGCTGGCCGCGACGCCCCCGCTCGCGCCATCCGCTCCGCTGGCCGCGCCGAGCGCTCCGCTGGCCGCGCCATCCGCTCCGCCGGCCGCGCCGAGCGCTCCGCTGGCCGCGCCATCCGCTCCGCCGGTGGGAAGCCTGTCGGACTTCCGTCTCGAAGGAGTGACTCCCTGGGAGCCCAGCAGTCAGACGGTAGGTCCACCACCGCTCCCCGGTTCGATCACGGCACGCAACCCCTCGATGTTCGTGCCACGCAGCACGGGACCTGTGCCGCTGTCGCCTGCACCCGCGGTGCAGCCGCAGCCGTCGGCCGCGCCGGTCGCGATTCCTCCCGCGGAGTCGGGCTCGATGGCGCCGCCGCCAGCGCCGCCCGCCTACGTGCCGCAGGGCAAGGTGACGGTGCGATCGTCGCCGTCGCGGCCGCAGGCTTCAGCCGCGCCTCGGGTTCCCGCGAACGTCGCGCCGGCAGCACCCGCCGTGCAGCCGTCTCCAATCGCGACCGCGCCGATCGCCAGTGCGCCGCCACCCGCGCCGCCGCCCGCGGCTTCCATCCCGCCGCCAGTTCCGACGGCGAACCTCGTGCCGGTCGAGCCGCTCGTGGAACCGATGGAGCTTTCTCCTGCCGACCTCGCCCCGGCGAGCGAACCGCCGATGGCGACCGATCCGCTCGCGGAAACGGCCTTCGAAACTCGCCGCACCCCGCCACGCCCAAGAACGCGCGTGCCCCTGCATCCCGAGTGGCCGGCCGCCGAGCCGCCGCGCGTCGTGCGTCCCTGGTGGAGTCGGCCCTGGGCCTGGGGGGCGCTCGTGGTGCTGCTGTTCCTGATCGGATGGATGGTGGGCGGAATCCAGACCGATCGCGAGGTGGGGGAGAGCAACGCCTTCAGTCATCTGCTCCGCGCGGTGGGGCTCGGCGGCGCGCGTTATGAAGTCGAAGTGAGCAGTCACCCGCCGGGTGCGTGGATCGCGGTGGACGGAAAGGATCTCGTGCGAAGGACTCCGGCCACCCTCGAAGTGGCACCCGGAACTCACACCGTGAGCCTCTCATTCGCGGATCTGGGAAGCGCCTCGTTCACGGTGAAGGGCATGCGCGGGGATCACGTGCCGCTCGAGGCCCGGCTGTGGGGATCGCTCTCCGTCTATTCGGGTGACAGCTCGATTCCGGTGGCGGTGACCGTGGATGGGACGCCCCGCGGGCTCGCGCCGGTGACCGTCGACAGCATGATGCCCGGCGCGCACGATCTTCACTTCTCGGGACCCGGCCTCCAGTCGTGGGGACAGACCGTGCAGGTGCGCGTCAACGAGACCGCGCAGGTGGTGGCGCGGCCCATGTCCTCGCCGGCCACCGGCGTCATCGACGTGCGCGCGAGCTGGACCGATGCCGAGGGCTCCGAAGACCTGAACGGCGCGAACGTTTACGTGGATGGCGAGCATCGCGGCGTCACGCCGCTCACGCTCGAGCTCCCGCGAGGTCCGCACAGCGTGCGCGTCGAGAGCCGCGGGGAGCAGTCGCTGGTTCAGGTGATCGATCTCCCCGGCGGGAACCAGCGCTTTGCCAAATTCGAGCTGGGGCTCGCCGCCGATCGGCCCCGGCTCCAGGTGCTCGGCCTGCCGCTGCGGCTGAGCCCCGATCAGACCACCGTGCTCTCCGCCAACCTCGACGGCGTCACGCCGGGCGAAGTGCGCGACATGTGGCTGCACGTTCGCCAGCCCGAGGGCACCTGGCGACGCTACGAGATGACGACGATGAAGTCGCCGGGCGGCGTGGTGGGCTCGGCGGTATTCCCGATCACGCTGCTCGACGATCAGGGGCGCACGCTGTTCTACGTGAGCTCGTCCACCACCACCGG